From the genome of Nasonia vitripennis strain AsymCx chromosome 1, Nvit_psr_1.1, whole genome shotgun sequence, one region includes:
- the LOC100123461 gene encoding polynucleotide 5'-hydroxyl-kinase NOL9, which produces MIDKEEKRKRKHSSKDIQEEIHRREKRKRKHKSKNKPEENTPDNDPNKYLAYVAKSKKKSKKEMLPTWEVSTSSADSLLEKKAKKKKKIDIDKADDESDSLVTEPFKQKTNAVIWAKPALNKNAIPLIKVADTAGYLKTKTKMKSKKEKGFKGKVEVRGDVELITPVKSLGFEVEDVVPIDLPPVDYELVDVGDEIKRCTPMIIEATLKKSTKSYLPKFLQSDSDSEVESSKSTKSIKKKNEAVQVSIESSSTNGEQKKSTEQESNCDIPKALQEFYNEVTRAFEATADKSAKADKSHDKQETALTVDNSVKDLNNLKKIVHKSTAYLDSTSPMHQGDTAQFFSLENKVILVLKSEARFSFLGKLKIRVLYGAIELYGSLFEPQNTSKPIEVFSPRGYSSVSVSTFNLDGTHDKEALWDALISEGVERSLKTKLHNTIQECQPGWSVLLLENFDNTLTNFLNSHCSFKLFPRIENAKYPWCDSRRAECVLQANFQFYNAGNEISISPQWNENVTRELLVQWNTRKSLCAILCGGKGVGKSTTARYLINNLLRSTKKVILLDLDPGQAEMTPAACVSLNVIDEPLLGPNFTHLRKPFYQLYLEDINVSNCITRYFECIKKLVECLKSKKNLTGYPIIVNTMGFCRGIGLDICIFLIKLIDPTNVIQLTSKRPRNNFEFALEKKTINKHKQFSISWDTDKSVFERTCDYQLHCVPSAAEGKRQFDTWNMEPRQQRELVLLSYLSQIIQNADEKCFCSFTSNSINNIVPYTLPFSSVYISLTKSSISPSHILAAMNGNIVALCGIDLDDDSSDTDKESLTYPKVVIKPPPSTCYGYGIVRGIDMKQRCLFVNTPLTESQLQYVNLLSGCLEVPFALLQPAPAEPSTAGPYAADRGELPTSREARRGYFRVEQSKNA; this is translated from the exons ATGATAGATAAAGAGGAAAAGCGAAAGAGAAAGCACAGCTCGAAGGACATCCAAGAAGAAATACATAGGAGGGAAAAACGGAAGAGAAAGCACAAGTCAAAGAACAAACCAGAGGAAAACACACCTGACAATGATCCGAACAAATATCTTGCGTATGTAGCAAaatcaaaaaagaaaagtaagAAAGAAATGCTACCTACTTGGGAAGTTAGTACTAGCTCAGCCGATAGTTTGCTGGAAAAGAaagcaaagaagaaaaagaaaattgatattGATAAAGCAGATGATGAATCTGATTCACTGGTAACTGAACCtttcaaacaaaaaactaACGCAGTGATTTGGGCTAAGCCTGCCCTTAACAAAAATGCCATCCCGCTGATAAAAGTGGCAGATACAGCTGGATACTTAAAGACTAAGACCAAAATGAAatcaaaaaaagagaaaggctTTAAAGGTAAAGTTGAAGTTAGAGGTGATGTAGAACTGATAACACCTGTGAAAAGCCTTGGCTTTGAAGTTGAGGATGTTGTACCAA TCGATTTGCCACCAGTTGATTATGAGCTTGTGGATGTTGGTGACGAAATAAAAAGATGCACGCCAATGATTATTGAggcaactttaaaaaaatccaCGAAATCATATTTACCAAAATTCTTACAAAGTGACTCTGACTCTGAAGTTGAATCATCAAAATCAACTAAATccataaaaaagaagaacgaAGCTGTTCAGGTTTCTATAGAAAGTTCAAGCACAAATGGTGAACAAAAAAAGAGTACTGAACAAGAATCAAATTGTGACATACCTAAAGCTCTGCAAGAGTTTTACAATGAGGTCACAAGAGCATTTGAAGCCACAGCAGATAAATCTGCGAAAGCTGACAAAAGCCATGATAAACAGGAGACTGCCCTGACTGTTGATAACTCAGTTAAAGATTTGAataacttgaaaaaaattgtacacaAAAGTACAGCATATTTAGACAGTACATCTCCTATGCACCAAGGGGATACAgcacaatttttttcactagaAAACAAAGTTATTCTGGTCTTAAAATCGGAAGCTCGATTCTCATTTTTAGGGAAACTAAAGATTAGAGTACTCTATGGTGCTATAGAACTTTATGGATCCTTGTTTGAACCTCAGAATACAAGCAAACCGATTGAGGTTTTTTCACCCAGGGGCTATAGTTCTGTAAGTGTTTCAACTTTTAACCTGGATGGTACTCATGACAAAGAAGCTTTATGGGATGCTTTGATATCAGAGGGAGTTGAGAGGTCATTGAAAACAAAACTGCACAATACAATTCAAGAGTGCCAGCCAGGATGGTCTGTGCTTCTACTAGAAAATTTTGACAATACTTTGACCAACTTTCTGAACAGTCATTGCTCATTCAAATTGTTTCCTAGAATAGAAAATGCAAAGTATCCATGGTGTGACTCAAGGAGAGCAGAGTGTGTACTACAAGCTAATTTTCAGTTCTATAATGCTGGTAATGAAATATCCATTTCTCCTCAGTGGAATGAAAATGTAACAAGAGAATTACTTGTACAATGGAATACTAGAAAATCTCTATGCGCTATCCTCTGTGGTGGAAAGGGTGTGGGAAAATCCACTACAGCTcgttatttaatcaacaattTATTAAGAAGCACCAAAAAGGTTATTTTGCTAGACTTGGATCCTGGACAAGCTGAAATGACTCCAGCAGCTTGCGTTTCATTGAATGTCATAGATGAACCTTTGCTTGGACCAAATTTCACTCATCTTAGGAAACCATTTTACCAATTGTATCTAGAAGATATAAATGTCTCAAACTGCATAACTCGTTATTTTGAATGTATCAAGAAATTGGTTGAGTGCCTTAAAAGCAAAAAGAATCTGACGGGATATCCAATTATTGTCAATACCATGGGATTCTGTAGAGGTATTGGACTTGACATCTGTATATTCCTCATAAAGCTTATTGACCCTACCAATGTGATCCAACTTACATCGAAGAGGCCTAggaataattttgaatttgcactggaaaaaaaaactattaacAAACAT aaacAATTTTCGATATCATGGGACACTGACAAATCTGTATTTGAAAGAACGTGCGATTATCAATTACACTGCGTACCGTCCGCAGCCGAAGGAAAGCGTCAGTTCGATACTTGGAATATGGAACCTCGCCAACAACGAGAGCTTGTGCTTCTTTCTTACTTAAGTCAAATAATTCAGAATGCTGATGAGAAATG cTTCTGCAGCTTCACTTCGAATAGTATCAACAACATAGTCCCCTATAC ATTACCGTTCTCGTCTGTCTACATCTCCCTAACAAAATCAAGCATCTCGCCGTCTCACATACTCGCAGCAATGAACGGAAATATAGTTGCTCTGTGTGGCATTGATCTGGATGACGATAGCTCGGACACCGACAAAGAATCCTTGACTTATCCAAAAGTCGTGATAAAACCGCCTCCGAGCACGTGTTACGGCTACG GTATAGTACGAGGCATCGACATGAAACAGCGTTGCCTTTTCGTGAACACACCGCTGACCGAGTCCCAGTTACAATATGTAAACCTTTTATCGGGCTGTTTGGAAGTTCCGTTTGCTCTATTGCAGCCAGCACCAGCGGAACCATCGACTGCTGGACCTTACGCCGCTGATCGTGGCG
- the Or233 gene encoding odorant receptor 233 isoform X1, with product MTKSEKSLSFKSLTAVFVFFHRLIGVLPLENRDFNFLSSQMLLIYFMFIGLLISVMFLRYCITRLIQGAVELDSVFVTVMATSTIVRYYILVYHRFEFRDAIDACRDIWEDCTPSEHQIVRWFERKSWILFKLLAGSGLLINIFCSIGSIVVRLPPDEPNGTERRMLPYKWFIEDREYYWMGYELIFGLQVLILHHLTVLTATVDTAGPLLMLLSCGFLKALQERFFAAAVSNEKFFIEDKLSYQPLLTSCSKFHQNVLNLCRKIEVIMRMIFMVQLMCLGYNISLIGLKLAGNDPERFQYIPNLVLCLCQLFITQWAADYLLEQSEGVATAAYFTTLMSLDPRIGGLLLTVITRAQKPVQITAGGVINLSVERFGNLITNAISFFMVLRSFTA from the exons A TGACGAAATCAGAAAAGTCGCTGAGTTTCAAGAGTCTGACGGCGGTCTTCGTATTTTTCCATCGACTCATCGGGGTGTTACCTTTGGAAAACCGCGACTTCAACTTTCTCAGCTCCCAGATGCTTCTCATTTACTTCATGTTCATCGGACTCCTCATCAGCGTCATGTTTCTTCGCTACTGCATTACTCGACTCATTCAG GGCGCAGTGGAGTTGGACAGCGTTTTCGTGACGGTGATGGCTACGAGTACGATTGTGCGATACTACATACTGGTGTACCACCGCTTCGAGTTTCGGGACGCGATCGACGCGTGTCGTGACATCTGGGAGGATTGCACGCCCAGCGAGCACCAGATCGTACGCTGGTTCGAACGCAAATCCTGGATTCTGTTCAAGCTACTGGCCGGAAGTGGTTTGCTCATCAACATCTTTTGCTCGATTGGCTCGATCGTTGTCAGACTGCCACCTGATGAGCCCAATGGTACCGAGCGACGTATGCTGCCGTACAA GTGGTTCATCGAAGATCGTGAGTATTACTGGATGGGCTACGAGCTGATTTTCGGACTGCAAGTCTTAATACTGCATCATTTGACCGTGTTAACGGCGACCGTCGATACAGCTGGGCCTCTTCTTATGTTGCTCAGCTGCGGCTTCTTGAAGGCCCTGCAAGAGCGCTTTTTTGCGGCTGCCGTTAGTAACGAAAAGTTTTTCATCGAAGATAAACTCAGCTATCAGCCGTTGCTCACATCTTGCTCGAAATTCCATCAAAACGTACTGAA CTTGTGCCGGAAAATCGAGGTGATTATGAGGATGATATTCATGGTACAACTTATGTGTCTAGGCTACAACATCTCTCTTATAGGTTTGAAGCTTGCAGGG AACGATCCGGAGCGATTTCAGTACATTCCCAACCTAGTGCTCTGTCTCTGCCAGTTATTCATCACTCAGTGGGCCGCCGATTATCTTCTGGAACAG AGCGAAGGCGTGGCGACGGCTGCGTATTTCACGACTCTGATGTCTCTGGATCCTCGGATTGGTGGACTCTTGCTGACCGTGATCACAAGAGCCCAAAAACCGGTACAGATTACGGCTGGTGGTGTGATCAACCTATCCGTCGAGAGATTCGGCAAC CTGATAACCAATgccatttcatttttcatggTGCTTAGAAGTTTCACCGCGTAA
- the Or233 gene encoding odorant receptor 233, translating to MRVHEINSFERALASDEIRKVAEFQESDGGLRIFPSTHRGVTFGKPRLQLSQLPDASHLLHVHRTPHQRHGAVELDSVFVTVMATSTIVRYYILVYHRFEFRDAIDACRDIWEDCTPSEHQIVRWFERKSWILFKLLAGSGLLINIFCSIGSIVVRLPPDEPNGTERRMLPYKWFIEDREYYWMGYELIFGLQVLILHHLTVLTATVDTAGPLLMLLSCGFLKALQERFFAAAVSNEKFFIEDKLSYQPLLTSCSKFHQNVLNLCRKIEVIMRMIFMVQLMCLGYNISLIGLKLAGNDPERFQYIPNLVLCLCQLFITQWAADYLLEQSEGVATAAYFTTLMSLDPRIGGLLLTVITRAQKPVQITAGGVINLSVERFGNLITNAISFFMVLRSFTA from the exons ATGCGTGTGCATGAAATTAATTCATTCGAACGTGCCCTTGCCAGTGACGAAATCAGAAAAGTCGCTGAGTTTCAAGAGTCTGACGGCGGTCTTCGTATTTTTCCATCGACTCATCGGGGTGTTACCTTTGGAAAACCGCGACTTCAACTTTCTCAGCTCCCAGATGCTTCTCATTTACTTCATGTTCATCGGACTCCTCATCAGCGTCAT GGCGCAGTGGAGTTGGACAGCGTTTTCGTGACGGTGATGGCTACGAGTACGATTGTGCGATACTACATACTGGTGTACCACCGCTTCGAGTTTCGGGACGCGATCGACGCGTGTCGTGACATCTGGGAGGATTGCACGCCCAGCGAGCACCAGATCGTACGCTGGTTCGAACGCAAATCCTGGATTCTGTTCAAGCTACTGGCCGGAAGTGGTTTGCTCATCAACATCTTTTGCTCGATTGGCTCGATCGTTGTCAGACTGCCACCTGATGAGCCCAATGGTACCGAGCGACGTATGCTGCCGTACAA GTGGTTCATCGAAGATCGTGAGTATTACTGGATGGGCTACGAGCTGATTTTCGGACTGCAAGTCTTAATACTGCATCATTTGACCGTGTTAACGGCGACCGTCGATACAGCTGGGCCTCTTCTTATGTTGCTCAGCTGCGGCTTCTTGAAGGCCCTGCAAGAGCGCTTTTTTGCGGCTGCCGTTAGTAACGAAAAGTTTTTCATCGAAGATAAACTCAGCTATCAGCCGTTGCTCACATCTTGCTCGAAATTCCATCAAAACGTACTGAA CTTGTGCCGGAAAATCGAGGTGATTATGAGGATGATATTCATGGTACAACTTATGTGTCTAGGCTACAACATCTCTCTTATAGGTTTGAAGCTTGCAGGG AACGATCCGGAGCGATTTCAGTACATTCCCAACCTAGTGCTCTGTCTCTGCCAGTTATTCATCACTCAGTGGGCCGCCGATTATCTTCTGGAACAG AGCGAAGGCGTGGCGACGGCTGCGTATTTCACGACTCTGATGTCTCTGGATCCTCGGATTGGTGGACTCTTGCTGACCGTGATCACAAGAGCCCAAAAACCGGTACAGATTACGGCTGGTGGTGTGATCAACCTATCCGTCGAGAGATTCGGCAAC CTGATAACCAATgccatttcatttttcatggTGCTTAGAAGTTTCACCGCGTAA
- the Or233 gene encoding odorant receptor 233 isoform X2: MTKSEKSLSFKSLTAVFVFFHRLIGVLPLENRDFNFLSSQMLLIYFMFIGLLISVMFLRYCITRLIQGAVELDSVFVTVMATSTIVRYYILVYHRFEFRDAIDACRDIWEDCTPSEHQIVRWFERKSWILFKLLAGSGLLINIFCSIGSIVVRLPPDEPNGTERRMLPYKWFIEDREYYWMGYELIFGLQVLILHHLTVLTATVDTAGPLLMLLSCGFLKALQERFFAAAVSNEKFFIEDKLSYQPLLTSCSKFHQNVLNIIFMTACAGKSRFEACRERSGAISVHSQPSALSLPVIHHSVGRRLSSGTERRRGDGCVFHDSDVSGSSDWWTLADRDHKSPKTGTDYGWWCDQPIRREIRQPDNQCHFIFHGA, encoded by the exons A TGACGAAATCAGAAAAGTCGCTGAGTTTCAAGAGTCTGACGGCGGTCTTCGTATTTTTCCATCGACTCATCGGGGTGTTACCTTTGGAAAACCGCGACTTCAACTTTCTCAGCTCCCAGATGCTTCTCATTTACTTCATGTTCATCGGACTCCTCATCAGCGTCATGTTTCTTCGCTACTGCATTACTCGACTCATTCAG GGCGCAGTGGAGTTGGACAGCGTTTTCGTGACGGTGATGGCTACGAGTACGATTGTGCGATACTACATACTGGTGTACCACCGCTTCGAGTTTCGGGACGCGATCGACGCGTGTCGTGACATCTGGGAGGATTGCACGCCCAGCGAGCACCAGATCGTACGCTGGTTCGAACGCAAATCCTGGATTCTGTTCAAGCTACTGGCCGGAAGTGGTTTGCTCATCAACATCTTTTGCTCGATTGGCTCGATCGTTGTCAGACTGCCACCTGATGAGCCCAATGGTACCGAGCGACGTATGCTGCCGTACAA GTGGTTCATCGAAGATCGTGAGTATTACTGGATGGGCTACGAGCTGATTTTCGGACTGCAAGTCTTAATACTGCATCATTTGACCGTGTTAACGGCGACCGTCGATACAGCTGGGCCTCTTCTTATGTTGCTCAGCTGCGGCTTCTTGAAGGCCCTGCAAGAGCGCTTTTTTGCGGCTGCCGTTAGTAACGAAAAGTTTTTCATCGAAGATAAACTCAGCTATCAGCCGTTGCTCACATCTTGCTCGAAATTCCATCAAAACGTACTGAA TATCATCTTCATGACAGCTTGTGCCGGAAAATCGAG GTTTGAAGCTTGCAGGG AACGATCCGGAGCGATTTCAGTACATTCCCAACCTAGTGCTCTGTCTCTGCCAGTTATTCATCACTCAGTGGGCCGCCGATTATCTTCTGGAACAG AGCGAAGGCGTGGCGACGGCTGCGTATTTCACGACTCTGATGTCTCTGGATCCTCGGATTGGTGGACTCTTGCTGACCGTGATCACAAGAGCCCAAAAACCGGTACAGATTACGGCTGGTGGTGTGATCAACCTATCCGTCGAGAGATTCGGCAAC CTGATAACCAATgccatttcatttttcatggTGCTTAG
- the Or232 gene encoding odorant receptor 232 — MRLHEINSFERVPASGTIRKFVEFRETDGSLRIFSPPHRGFTFGEPRLQLSLLQDASHLLRVYWPTQQCSGVVEVDSIFVMVMAVSTIMRYYILVYHRFDFRDTMDACRVIWNDCTPNEHQIVRWFERKTWMLFKLLAGSGMFINVFCSIGSIVVRLPPDEPNGTERRLLPYRWFIEDREYHWLGYELIFGLQVLITHHLTVIAATVDTAGPLLMMISCGFFKALQERFFAAAARNEMILCKDKLEFKQTIVSCSKFHQSVLVLCKKIEVMTRMIFMVQLICLGYNISLIGLKLTGTDPERFQYIPNLVLCLCQLFITQWASDYLLEQSEEVATAAYFATLMSLDARIGGLLLTMVIRAQKPVQMTAGGVIKLSIERFGSLITNAISFFMVLRNFTTQV; from the exons ATGCGTTTGCACGAAATTAATTCATTCGAACGTGTTCCTGCCAGTGGGACAATCAGAAAATTCGTTGAATTTCGAGAGACTGACGGGAGTCTACGTATTTTTTCACCGCCTCATCGGGGTTTTACCTTTGGAGAACCGCGACTTCAGCTTTCCCTGCTGCAGGATGCTTCTCATTTACTTCGTGTTTATTGGCCTACTCAACAGTGCTCT GGCGTAGTGGAAGTGGACAGCATATTCGTCATGGTGATGGCTGTGAGCACGATTATGCGATACTACATATTAGTGTACCACCGCTTCGACTTTCGTGACACGATGGACGCGTGCCGAGTCATCTGGAACGACTGCACACCCAACGAGCACCAGATAGTCCGTTGGTTCGAACGCAAGACTTGGATGCTGTTCAAGCTCCTGGCCGGAAGCGGTATGTTCATCAACGTCTTTTGCTCGATCGGATCGATCGTCGTGAGATTACCACCGGATGAGCCCAATGGTACCGAGCGACGTTTGCTGCCGTACAG GTGGTTTATCGAAGATCGGGAGTATCACTGGCTAGGCTACGAGTTGATTTTCGGACTGCAAGTCTTGATCACCCATCACTTGACCGTGATAGCCGCGACCGTTGATACGGCTGGACCTCTTCTCATGATGATCAGCTGCGGCTTCTTCAAGGCCCTGCAAGAGCGCTTTTTCGCAGCTGCGGCCAGGAACGAAATGATTCTGTGCAAGGATAAGCTTGAATTTAAGCAGACTATCGTTTCCTGCTCGAAGTTTCACCAAAGCGTGCTGGT TCTCTGCAAGAAAATCGAGGTGATGACACGGATGATTTTCATGGTCCAACTCATTTGTCTCGGCTACAACATATCTCTCATCGGTCTGAAGCTTACAGGA ACCGATCCCGAGCGTTTTCAGTACATTCCCAACCTCGTGCTTTGCCTCTGTCAGTTGTTCATCACCCAGTGGGCCTCCGATTACCTTCTGGAACAG AGCGAAGAAGTAGCAACCGCTGCATATTTCGCAACTCTGATGTCTCTCGATGCTCGAATCGGCGGACTCTTGCTGACTATGGTGATAAGAGCTCAGAAGCCGGTACAGATGACGGCTGGCGGCGTGATCAAGCTATCCATCGAGAGATTCGGCAGC CTGATAACCAATGCAATTTCGTTTTTCATGGTACTCCGAAATTTTACTACGCAAGTATAA
- the Or232 gene encoding odorant receptor 232 isoform X1: MTRQSQGSTWQSSSYFSQKMGQSENSLNFERLTGVYVFFHRLIGVLPLENRDFSFPCCRMLLIYFVFIGLLNSALFLRYCVIRIMQGVVEVDSIFVMVMAVSTIMRYYILVYHRFDFRDTMDACRVIWNDCTPNEHQIVRWFERKTWMLFKLLAGSGMFINVFCSIGSIVVRLPPDEPNGTERRLLPYRWFIEDREYHWLGYELIFGLQVLITHHLTVIAATVDTAGPLLMMISCGFFKALQERFFAAAARNEMILCKDKLEFKQTIVSCSKFHQSVLVLCKKIEVMTRMIFMVQLICLGYNISLIGLKLTGTDPERFQYIPNLVLCLCQLFITQWASDYLLEQSEEVATAAYFATLMSLDARIGGLLLTMVIRAQKPVQMTAGGVIKLSIERFGSLITNAISFFMVLRNFTTQV; this comes from the exons ATGACCCGACAAAGCCAAGGCTCGACTTGGCAAAGTTCTTCTTACTTCAGTCAGAAAA TGGGACAATCAGAAAATTCGTTGAATTTCGAGAGACTGACGGGAGTCTACGTATTTTTTCACCGCCTCATCGGGGTTTTACCTTTGGAGAACCGCGACTTCAGCTTTCCCTGCTGCAGGATGCTTCTCATTTACTTCGTGTTTATTGGCCTACTCAACAGTGCTCTGTTTCTGCGCTACTGCGTTATACGTATTATGCAG GGCGTAGTGGAAGTGGACAGCATATTCGTCATGGTGATGGCTGTGAGCACGATTATGCGATACTACATATTAGTGTACCACCGCTTCGACTTTCGTGACACGATGGACGCGTGCCGAGTCATCTGGAACGACTGCACACCCAACGAGCACCAGATAGTCCGTTGGTTCGAACGCAAGACTTGGATGCTGTTCAAGCTCCTGGCCGGAAGCGGTATGTTCATCAACGTCTTTTGCTCGATCGGATCGATCGTCGTGAGATTACCACCGGATGAGCCCAATGGTACCGAGCGACGTTTGCTGCCGTACAG GTGGTTTATCGAAGATCGGGAGTATCACTGGCTAGGCTACGAGTTGATTTTCGGACTGCAAGTCTTGATCACCCATCACTTGACCGTGATAGCCGCGACCGTTGATACGGCTGGACCTCTTCTCATGATGATCAGCTGCGGCTTCTTCAAGGCCCTGCAAGAGCGCTTTTTCGCAGCTGCGGCCAGGAACGAAATGATTCTGTGCAAGGATAAGCTTGAATTTAAGCAGACTATCGTTTCCTGCTCGAAGTTTCACCAAAGCGTGCTGGT TCTCTGCAAGAAAATCGAGGTGATGACACGGATGATTTTCATGGTCCAACTCATTTGTCTCGGCTACAACATATCTCTCATCGGTCTGAAGCTTACAGGA ACCGATCCCGAGCGTTTTCAGTACATTCCCAACCTCGTGCTTTGCCTCTGTCAGTTGTTCATCACCCAGTGGGCCTCCGATTACCTTCTGGAACAG AGCGAAGAAGTAGCAACCGCTGCATATTTCGCAACTCTGATGTCTCTCGATGCTCGAATCGGCGGACTCTTGCTGACTATGGTGATAAGAGCTCAGAAGCCGGTACAGATGACGGCTGGCGGCGTGATCAAGCTATCCATCGAGAGATTCGGCAGC CTGATAACCAATGCAATTTCGTTTTTCATGGTACTCCGAAATTTTACTACGCAAGTATAA